One Deinococcus radiopugnans ATCC 19172 DNA segment encodes these proteins:
- a CDS encoding MarR family winged helix-turn-helix transcriptional regulator, protein MAQTPTGTALTELTRQVRQLAGLLDAAGDQLAAPCGQTGTRAAVLACADPQPQTVAAVARHLGLTRQSVQRTADLLVADGLAEYRPNPEHRRAHLLGLTPAGQRTLTALEITQEAWANRVSADLNEQELLRAAELLAQLTHRLRAGRGRAVSRDRAESG, encoded by the coding sequence ATGGCGCAGACTCCCACTGGCACGGCCCTGACAGAGCTGACTCGGCAGGTGCGGCAGCTCGCGGGTCTGCTGGACGCCGCCGGGGATCAGCTGGCCGCGCCGTGTGGGCAGACAGGAACGCGCGCCGCCGTGCTGGCCTGCGCCGATCCGCAGCCGCAGACGGTGGCCGCCGTCGCCCGGCACCTGGGGCTGACCCGCCAGAGCGTGCAGCGCACGGCCGACCTGCTGGTGGCCGACGGGCTGGCCGAGTACCGCCCCAATCCGGAACACCGCCGCGCCCACCTGCTGGGCCTGACTCCCGCGGGGCAGCGCACCCTGACGGCCCTGGAAATCACCCAGGAGGCCTGGGCCAACCGCGTCAGCGCCGATCTGAACGAGCAGGAGCTGCTGCGGGCCGCCGAACTCTTGGCCCAGCTCACGCACCGGCTGCGAGCGGGACGCGGGCGGGCGGTCAGCCGGGACCGCGCAGAGTCCGGCTGA
- a CDS encoding winged helix-turn-helix domain-containing protein: MTTSQAETQRIADAPTARALRQNVTFLGLFTGPRSPSEITASAGMAANLAHHHARRLASLGLLLEVRREGGRVFYQLAAREFRVPWAVLPPTDPEGGETLTLRRITDNFYQAYERSYLALGNDSEEAIFGFSTTPGEAEVPPQPTAQPVESHPSHLEALTLRLTPERYRKLVRDLSQLLTAAATDGLKDQGQVCTFAVLASRGALDGDGEFVGRSSHTLSSFLGAD, translated from the coding sequence ATGACCACTTCTCAGGCAGAAACGCAGCGAATCGCCGACGCCCCCACCGCCCGCGCCCTGCGGCAGAACGTCACTTTCCTGGGCCTGTTCACCGGGCCGCGTTCCCCCAGTGAGATCACGGCCTCGGCGGGCATGGCGGCCAACCTGGCGCACCACCACGCCCGCCGACTGGCCAGTCTGGGCCTGCTGCTGGAGGTGAGGCGCGAGGGGGGCCGGGTGTTTTATCAACTGGCGGCGCGGGAATTTCGGGTGCCCTGGGCGGTGCTGCCACCCACCGATCCAGAGGGTGGAGAGACGCTGACCCTGCGGCGCATCACCGACAATTTCTATCAGGCGTACGAACGCTCTTATCTGGCGCTGGGAAACGACAGTGAGGAAGCCATCTTCGGCTTCAGCACCACCCCAGGCGAGGCGGAAGTCCCGCCACAGCCGACAGCACAACCCGTGGAATCTCACCCCAGCCATCTGGAGGCCCTGACCCTGCGGTTGACCCCGGAACGTTACCGCAAGCTTGTCCGTGACCTCAGCCAGCTCTTAACGGCAGCAGCGACAGACGGCCTGAAAGATCAGGGGCAGGTCTGCACATTCGCTGTTCTGGCCTCGCGCGGCGCACTGGACGGCGACGGCGAGTTTGTGGGGCGCAGCTCGCACACCCTCAGTTCCTTCCTGGGCGCGGATTGA
- a CDS encoding class I SAM-dependent methyltransferase, which produces MSSDPVSSREQFNAQASQYAASAVHRHGPSLPVLLDYAAPLPQDRALDVATGTGNTAHALAPFVASVVGLDLADLMLDHARRRAQEDRQTNVRFVVGSAETIPFPDAAFTLVTSRHAPHHFLNLDRFLAEAHRVLEPGGRLVVADQISPTPAVQAWMDPYQTLRDPSHHAQRTVEAWRALAEAAGFVWTQDTLVPYRLDFAWWTAQSGCTPETVQRLRAHADALGEAERQAAGLEYDAGGLLVAHIEQMLVVRLEKR; this is translated from the coding sequence ATGTCCAGTGACCCCGTCTCCAGCCGCGAGCAGTTCAATGCCCAGGCCAGCCAATACGCCGCCAGCGCGGTTCATCGCCACGGCCCCAGCCTGCCGGTGCTGCTGGACTACGCCGCGCCGTTGCCGCAGGACCGCGCGCTGGACGTGGCGACGGGAACCGGCAACACCGCGCACGCCCTGGCCCCCTTCGTGGCGTCGGTGGTGGGCCTCGATCTGGCCGACCTGATGCTGGACCACGCCCGGCGGCGCGCGCAGGAGGACAGGCAGACCAACGTCCGTTTCGTGGTGGGCAGCGCCGAAACCATCCCCTTCCCCGACGCCGCCTTCACGCTGGTCACCTCGCGTCACGCGCCGCACCATTTCCTGAATCTGGACCGCTTTCTGGCCGAGGCCCACCGCGTGCTGGAACCCGGCGGGCGGCTGGTGGTTGCCGATCAGATCAGCCCCACCCCGGCGGTGCAGGCCTGGATGGACCCCTATCAGACCCTGCGCGATCCCAGCCACCATGCCCAGCGCACCGTGGAGGCGTGGCGGGCGCTGGCCGAGGCCGCCGGCTTCGTGTGGACGCAGGACACCCTGGTGCCGTACCGTCTGGACTTCGCGTGGTGGACGGCCCAGTCCGGGTGCACGCCCGAAACGGTCCAGCGCCTGCGTGCCCACGCCGACGCGCTGGGCGAGGCCGAGCGGCAGGCCGCCGGGCTGGAATACGACGCCGGGGGCCTGCTGGTGGCCCACATTGAGCAGATGCTGGTGGTGCGCCTGGAGAAGCGCTGA
- a CDS encoding alpha/beta hydrolase: MTAQTRSIAARSRPHTARKASLLLTGLTLILASCGSPAVTPPTPQPQTREQDKRTFTAVTPAFEAHLGATVSQGLYDGLQGKAGYAIEVPAKWNGQLIMYTHGYAGMGDKLNVQPPPLRDYWLSLGYAWAASSYSSNYYDVQSGVEDTNALALKFPELTGQTKPTKYLIMGVSMGGHVAGAAVEKETLNTAKNKVTYAAAMPVCGVMDEEYEFQWLGDYTLAAAQMAGYGAQSYPQTDFQKLLPDIKAALFTDTSGPLWQVNSAQGAKLRDLARQLTGGERPVFDLGFSAAGLQNAVLSTGGSDGTLNGILAKNFYGNVGVTYRWTTSDTPTIAEKAFNDAILRVTADVDANPARANALRWLPRVNGEINVPVLTMHTLGDFYVPFKHEQLYNAAVAANGKSGLLVQRAIRAPGHCDFAGPELVEGFNELVKWEAGGAKPAGDDVTTPSVIADPNYGCKFTRETRAGVAPCPVEAPTSN; this comes from the coding sequence ATGACCGCACAGACCCGTTCCATCGCTGCCCGTTCCCGCCCGCACACGGCCCGCAAGGCGTCGCTCCTGCTGACCGGGTTGACCCTGATCCTGGCGAGCTGCGGCAGCCCCGCCGTCACGCCGCCCACGCCACAGCCCCAGACCCGCGAGCAGGACAAGCGTACCTTCACGGCCGTCACGCCCGCTTTTGAAGCCCACCTCGGCGCGACTGTGTCTCAGGGCCTCTACGACGGTCTTCAGGGCAAGGCTGGCTACGCCATTGAAGTGCCGGCGAAATGGAACGGTCAGCTGATCATGTACACCCACGGCTACGCGGGAATGGGCGACAAGCTGAACGTGCAGCCTCCGCCGTTGCGGGACTACTGGCTGTCACTGGGCTACGCCTGGGCCGCCAGCAGCTATTCCAGCAACTACTACGACGTGCAGTCCGGCGTGGAGGACACCAACGCGCTGGCCCTGAAATTCCCCGAACTGACCGGGCAGACCAAACCCACCAAGTACCTGATCATGGGCGTGAGCATGGGCGGTCATGTGGCGGGGGCCGCCGTGGAGAAAGAAACCCTGAATACGGCAAAGAACAAGGTCACCTACGCGGCGGCCATGCCGGTCTGCGGCGTGATGGACGAGGAGTACGAGTTCCAGTGGCTGGGCGACTACACCCTGGCCGCCGCGCAGATGGCCGGCTACGGCGCGCAGAGCTATCCGCAGACTGATTTCCAGAAACTGCTGCCCGACATCAAGGCGGCGCTGTTTACCGACACTTCTGGTCCGCTATGGCAGGTCAACAGCGCTCAGGGCGCCAAGCTACGTGATCTTGCCCGGCAACTGACCGGGGGCGAACGGCCCGTATTTGACCTGGGCTTCAGCGCTGCCGGCCTGCAGAACGCAGTGCTGTCCACCGGTGGCTCGGACGGCACGCTGAACGGCATCCTGGCGAAGAACTTTTACGGCAACGTGGGCGTCACCTACCGCTGGACCACCAGCGATACTCCCACCATTGCCGAAAAAGCCTTCAACGATGCAATTTTGCGTGTGACGGCTGATGTAGACGCCAATCCAGCCCGCGCGAACGCGCTGCGCTGGCTGCCGCGCGTGAATGGCGAGATCAATGTGCCGGTGCTGACCATGCACACGCTGGGCGATTTCTACGTGCCGTTCAAGCACGAGCAGCTGTACAACGCGGCAGTGGCGGCGAATGGCAAGTCCGGTCTGCTGGTGCAGCGCGCCATCCGTGCGCCGGGTCACTGCGACTTCGCCGGACCAGAGCTGGTGGAGGGCTTCAACGAGCTGGTGAAATGGGAGGCAGGCGGCGCGAAACCCGCCGGAGACGACGTGACCACGCCCAGCGTGATCGCCGATCCCAATTACGGCTGCAAGTTCACCCGTGAAACCCGCGCCGGCGTGGCCCCCTGCCCGGTGGAGGCCCCCACCAGCAACTAG
- a CDS encoding VOC family protein has product MKVTESAISLNVPDIAAAATFARQHFGFVAGMELPEVVSLHREGVGFNLIFLPTGLKTFKPAEVAGRAGMGLLVVFVVDDIDTEYARLRSEGVQVVTPIETEPWGERYFQVRDPNGLIYQLVQWLTPAPDATS; this is encoded by the coding sequence TTGAAGGTCACTGAATCCGCGATTTCCCTGAACGTGCCCGACATCGCCGCCGCCGCCACCTTTGCCCGCCAGCATTTCGGTTTCGTGGCCGGGATGGAGTTGCCCGAAGTGGTCTCGTTGCACCGTGAGGGGGTCGGCTTTAACCTGATCTTTCTGCCCACTGGCCTGAAGACATTCAAACCCGCAGAGGTGGCGGGCCGCGCCGGAATGGGACTGTTGGTGGTGTTTGTGGTGGACGACATCGACACCGAATACGCGCGTCTGCGCTCAGAGGGCGTTCAGGTCGTGACCCCCATCGAAACCGAGCCGTGGGGCGAGCGGTATTTTCAGGTGCGTGACCCCAACGGATTGATCTATCAGCTGGTCCAGTGGCTGACCCCCGCACCAGACGCCACTTCCTGA
- a CDS encoding MmcQ/YjbR family DNA-binding protein — translation MQTVAQLREACARLARSEETFPFGPGTLVWKVGGKVYALTDITADPLTLSLKVRPERGAELRAAHPAIVPGYHLNKRHWVTLTLDGSLPRALVGEVLAGSHALVVAGMTRARREELGL, via the coding sequence ATGCAAACGGTGGCCCAACTGCGGGAGGCGTGCGCGCGGCTGGCCCGCTCGGAGGAGACCTTTCCCTTCGGCCCAGGAACGCTGGTCTGGAAGGTGGGCGGCAAGGTTTACGCCCTGACCGACATCACGGCTGACCCGCTGACGCTGTCTCTGAAGGTGCGGCCTGAGCGCGGGGCGGAACTGCGCGCCGCGCACCCGGCCATCGTGCCAGGCTACCACCTGAACAAACGCCACTGGGTCACGCTGACGCTGGACGGCAGCCTGCCCCGTGCGCTGGTGGGCGAGGTCCTGGCGGGCAGTCACGCGCTGGTGGTGGCGGGCATGACGCGGGCGCGGCGAGAGGAACTGGGCCTGTAG
- a CDS encoding N-acetylmuramoyl-L-alanine amidase yields MLLGAAGAGLAQGSDPFVREAPAQAAPVLQGASAAVPAPAPINLTGVQNVTFGSPRSSQNGGVTRVVFDLPDGVSYTLTPTFSGLRLDVQGARVLPTVSGRLGDNVSEYRAGGGQATLITPYPLSLTAGWQAMEATIGSGGRVLILDFGAGVKGGASPELGKLVRTVAQGSAPSAALAPAPTLPAPLPTGTVSVSTAQTTTARATTAQTTLPPGDTVAPAPGGALPPAPALPGADSQTLSALSGQVPGTPRGALLTPPRIGKNPGQTRVVLDLPPGTAYRIVPGGIGLRVELTGVSVTPQVVQNISPELRSWRAETTPGGAVFTLLTGAPTTPRSGWRAQLLPPASGDLSRLAIDLSPALADLTPLAPQEKLLAAVPAVPAARGMAILALSASYVRPRVVIDPGHGGRDPGAVGAVIEKEVVLDVALRVAALLRAAGVDVVLTRDRDGELNPDKNTDLTLRAKMGTPGTQLFVSIHVNAMDARSALRGYGVETWWNPNHPLSSSLAALLQTHVVNETGAYSQGLKNSQSLAVLRNSRIPAALVEIGYTSHPVDGLNLQDTNYRDRVALGIAQGIREALVTGIVDGGAVGGAGK; encoded by the coding sequence ATGCTTCTTGGGGCGGCTGGGGCGGGGCTGGCGCAGGGGAGTGATCCCTTCGTGCGCGAGGCCCCGGCCCAGGCGGCGCCCGTGCTGCAGGGGGCGTCGGCGGCTGTGCCCGCTCCGGCCCCCATCAACCTGACCGGCGTCCAGAACGTCACCTTCGGCTCGCCACGATCCAGCCAGAACGGCGGCGTGACGCGGGTCGTCTTCGATCTGCCGGACGGCGTCAGCTACACCCTGACCCCCACCTTCAGCGGGCTGCGGCTGGACGTGCAGGGGGCGCGGGTGCTGCCCACCGTGTCCGGCCGGCTGGGCGACAACGTGAGCGAGTACCGCGCAGGGGGCGGGCAGGCCACGCTGATCACGCCCTACCCACTGTCCCTGACGGCCGGCTGGCAGGCCATGGAAGCCACCATCGGCAGCGGCGGCCGGGTGCTGATTCTCGATTTTGGCGCGGGCGTCAAGGGTGGGGCCAGCCCGGAGCTGGGCAAACTGGTCCGCACGGTGGCGCAGGGCAGCGCTCCGTCGGCGGCGCTCGCCCCGGCCCCCACCCTGCCTGCCCCCCTGCCGACAGGCACGGTATCTGTGAGCACGGCGCAGACCACCACGGCGCGGGCCACCACAGCGCAGACCACGTTGCCGCCCGGAGACACGGTGGCCCCCGCGCCGGGAGGGGCGCTGCCGCCCGCGCCCGCGCTGCCCGGTGCCGATTCGCAGACGCTCAGCGCCCTGAGCGGTCAGGTGCCGGGCACGCCCAGGGGCGCGCTGCTGACCCCGCCGCGCATCGGCAAGAATCCGGGGCAGACTCGCGTGGTGCTGGACCTGCCGCCGGGCACCGCGTACCGCATCGTGCCGGGAGGCATCGGGCTGCGGGTGGAACTCACGGGGGTCAGCGTGACGCCGCAGGTCGTGCAGAACATCAGCCCCGAACTGCGCTCCTGGCGGGCCGAAACGACGCCGGGCGGGGCCGTCTTCACGCTGCTGACCGGCGCCCCCACCACACCGCGCAGCGGCTGGCGCGCCCAGTTGCTGCCGCCTGCCAGCGGGGACCTGTCGCGGCTGGCGATTGACCTGTCGCCCGCGCTGGCCGATCTGACGCCGCTGGCCCCGCAGGAGAAGCTGCTGGCCGCCGTGCCCGCCGTTCCGGCGGCGCGCGGCATGGCCATCCTGGCCCTGAGCGCCAGCTACGTGCGGCCGCGGGTGGTGATCGATCCGGGCCACGGCGGCCGGGACCCCGGCGCGGTGGGGGCCGTGATCGAGAAGGAAGTGGTGCTGGACGTGGCCCTGCGCGTGGCAGCCCTGTTGCGCGCCGCCGGGGTGGACGTGGTGCTGACCCGCGACCGGGACGGCGAGCTGAATCCCGACAAGAACACCGATCTGACCCTGCGCGCGAAGATGGGCACGCCGGGCACCCAGCTGTTTGTCAGCATTCACGTCAATGCCATGGACGCCCGCAGCGCCCTGCGCGGCTACGGCGTCGAAACGTGGTGGAACCCCAACCATCCGCTGTCCAGCAGTCTGGCGGCGCTGCTCCAGACGCACGTGGTGAACGAGACCGGAGCCTACTCGCAGGGCCTCAAGAACAGCCAGTCGCTGGCCGTGCTGCGCAACAGCCGCATTCCCGCCGCCCTGGTCGAGATCGGCTACACCAGCCATCCCGTCGACGGCCTGAATCTGCAGGACACCAACTACCGCGACCGCGTGGCGCTGGGCATCGCGCAGGGCATCCGCGAGGCGCTGGTCACGGGCATCGTGGACGGCGGCGCGGTGGGCGGCGCGGGCAAGTAG
- a CDS encoding TAXI family TRAP transporter solute-binding subunit, which produces MTRVLSLLILSTLGLAQAADPVSFNVATGSPSGTYSAMFKNIGRVCTQSAYLKERGTGGSLDNIDLLMNNEVSLAFVQSDVLKARQQIDQDPRVANIKALLPLYDEEIHLFAKPPVTSKNFLGKTTVTGVQTFNDLKDKRVAAWGGSVITAKVLSAKLGVPYSIVPVKDQAAAFAALNGGQVDAVLAVIGQPAAWVKGLSGVRLVPLPFSAPLEGIYTSAKLLYPNLSVSGVPTVAVQSVLVTRDFKTPDKKERLLAYKKCAVGKLVNLQEDEGMHPKWQQVTFKTWPWPEYR; this is translated from the coding sequence ATGACCCGTGTTCTGAGCTTGCTGATACTGTCGACCCTCGGCCTCGCCCAGGCCGCCGATCCGGTCTCGTTCAACGTCGCCACCGGCAGCCCCAGCGGCACCTACAGCGCCATGTTCAAGAACATCGGGCGGGTCTGCACCCAGAGCGCGTACCTCAAGGAGCGCGGTACAGGGGGCAGCCTGGACAACATCGACCTGCTGATGAACAACGAGGTGTCGCTGGCCTTCGTGCAGAGCGATGTCCTCAAGGCCCGTCAGCAGATCGATCAGGACCCGCGCGTGGCGAACATCAAGGCGCTGCTGCCGCTGTACGACGAAGAAATTCACCTGTTTGCCAAACCGCCCGTGACCAGCAAGAATTTTCTGGGCAAGACCACCGTGACCGGCGTGCAGACCTTCAACGATCTGAAAGACAAGCGCGTGGCGGCCTGGGGCGGCAGCGTGATCACGGCCAAGGTGCTGAGCGCCAAGCTGGGCGTGCCGTACAGCATCGTGCCGGTCAAGGACCAGGCCGCTGCCTTCGCGGCGCTGAATGGGGGTCAGGTGGACGCCGTGCTGGCCGTGATCGGGCAGCCCGCGGCCTGGGTCAAGGGCCTGAGCGGCGTGCGGCTGGTGCCGCTGCCGTTCAGCGCGCCGCTGGAGGGCATCTACACCAGTGCCAAGCTGCTGTACCCCAACCTGAGCGTGTCGGGCGTCCCCACCGTCGCCGTGCAGAGCGTGCTGGTCACGCGCGACTTCAAGACCCCCGACAAGAAAGAGCGGCTGCTGGCCTACAAGAAGTGCGCCGTGGGCAAGCTGGTCAACCTTCAGGAAGACGAGGGCATGCACCCCAAATGGCAGCAGGTGACCTTCAAGACGTGGCCGTGGCCGGAGTACAGGTAA
- a CDS encoding MGMT family protein: MGHAAGVSGDFRARVLALVARIPPGRVMTYGQLALLAGSPGAARQAGHVLNGLMGGQDGAELPWQRVINAQGRVSTHKLGFGDLQERLLSAEGVAFDAAGRCDLAARQWWPEEDPAAPPEPLF; encoded by the coding sequence ATGGGCCACGCTGCCGGGGTCTCCGGCGACTTCCGGGCGCGGGTGCTGGCGCTGGTGGCGCGAATTCCGCCGGGCCGGGTCATGACCTACGGCCAGCTGGCGCTGCTGGCCGGCAGTCCCGGCGCGGCGCGGCAGGCCGGGCACGTGCTCAACGGCCTGATGGGCGGTCAGGACGGAGCCGAGCTGCCGTGGCAACGCGTCATCAACGCGCAGGGGCGCGTCAGCACCCACAAGCTGGGCTTCGGGGACTTGCAGGAGCGGCTGCTGAGCGCCGAGGGCGTGGCTTTCGACGCGGCCGGGCGCTGTGACCTGGCCGCGCGGCAGTGGTGGCCCGAGGAAGACCCCGCTGCCCCGCCGGAGCCGCTGTTCTAG
- a CDS encoding peptidoglycan-binding domain-containing protein: protein MKRAAVLVLSLLAATAVAAPGRADLEAAAKQTAQTLGGVLRDCPASFAAVGFPEKQCVGVGDTVEAARVALNAALADDLYGVWRSRDSQRSVYNWLKTAGGYVYLRLQPDPDGHARTLLYLDLPPEPTGEPSGRPTTETLSTKTPPTEAAHHGSVTLTPAASNSPAPEPSVPPKDPPVQVPPATSPAPAAVVAPVPFGRTLKLQDNRLNGPDVLAVQNRLIALMLPARPGQGDGWYGPVTTQTVRVFQRANGLPVTGMVDRVTWERLFSAAAQPFDAPTVP from the coding sequence ATGAAGCGCGCCGCCGTTCTGGTCCTTTCGCTGCTCGCCGCCACCGCCGTCGCCGCGCCGGGCCGCGCAGATCTGGAAGCAGCGGCCAAGCAGACGGCGCAGACCCTGGGCGGGGTGCTACGGGACTGCCCGGCCAGTTTTGCCGCGGTCGGCTTTCCGGAAAAACAGTGTGTGGGCGTGGGCGACACGGTGGAGGCCGCGCGGGTGGCGCTGAACGCGGCGCTGGCCGACGATCTGTACGGGGTGTGGCGCAGCCGCGACAGTCAGCGCAGCGTCTACAACTGGCTGAAGACGGCGGGCGGCTACGTCTACCTGCGTCTCCAGCCGGACCCGGACGGTCATGCCCGCACGCTGCTGTACCTGGACCTGCCGCCGGAACCGACCGGGGAGCCGTCGGGCCGCCCGACCACTGAAACGCTGTCCACCAAAACGCCGCCCACCGAAGCAGCGCACCACGGCAGCGTCACGCTGACGCCGGCAGCGTCGAATTCGCCTGCTCCTGAGCCATCCGTCCCGCCGAAAGACCCCCCGGTGCAGGTCCCACCCGCCACGAGCCCGGCGCCCGCCGCCGTGGTGGCCCCCGTGCCGTTCGGGCGCACCCTGAAACTGCAGGACAACCGCCTGAACGGTCCCGACGTCCTGGCGGTGCAAAACCGGCTGATCGCGCTGATGCTCCCGGCGCGTCCGGGACAGGGTGATGGCTGGTACGGCCCGGTCACCACGCAGACTGTGCGCGTCTTCCAACGGGCCAACGGCCTGCCGGTGACCGGCATGGTGGACCGCGTGACCTGGGAACGCCTGTTTTCTGCCGCCGCCCAGCCGTTCGACGCGCCAACGGTGCCCTGA
- a CDS encoding c-type cytochrome, which produces MNRTHPKLRRDPWVEGSLASWMAGVTLGVVLGVTLLIVTPRLMAEPGETAKAPTAAEQSAGSSTGGSADAGSNSMAGGTAASPETNSAAETADTNAPTTETPADNQSSGGELPAAQSPAVAENTTGEPAQQDTNATAESVAAGGEANATPTPNAAEGDAEAGTAIFASNCAGCHGAGGGGGIGPSLVTDEGPKAWTLAQFTTVLREGKLPEGRELSAVMPRFSDAQLSDTQVADLLAHIKTLN; this is translated from the coding sequence ATGAACAGAACGCACCCCAAGCTTCGCCGTGACCCCTGGGTTGAGGGCAGTCTGGCTTCCTGGATGGCGGGCGTTACCCTGGGCGTGGTCCTGGGCGTCACCCTGCTGATCGTCACCCCACGGCTGATGGCCGAACCCGGTGAGACCGCCAAAGCGCCCACCGCCGCCGAGCAGAGTGCCGGGTCTTCCACTGGCGGCTCTGCCGACGCCGGATCGAACAGCATGGCCGGCGGCACGGCGGCCAGCCCCGAGACCAACAGCGCCGCAGAGACTGCCGACACCAACGCCCCCACCACCGAGACGCCCGCCGACAACCAGAGCAGCGGCGGCGAACTGCCCGCCGCGCAGTCTCCTGCCGTGGCGGAGAACACCACCGGCGAGCCGGCCCAGCAGGACACCAACGCCACGGCGGAATCGGTGGCCGCTGGCGGTGAGGCCAACGCGACCCCCACCCCCAACGCGGCCGAGGGTGACGCTGAGGCCGGCACCGCGATCTTCGCCAGCAACTGCGCGGGCTGCCACGGCGCGGGCGGCGGCGGCGGCATCGGCCCCAGCCTGGTCACCGACGAGGGTCCCAAAGCCTGGACGCTGGCGCAGTTCACCACCGTTCTGCGCGAGGGCAAGCTGCCCGAGGGCCGCGAACTGAGCGCCGTGATGCCCCGCTTCAGCGACGCCCAGCTGAGCGACACCCAGGTGGCTGACCTGCTGGCGCACATCAAGACCCTGAACTGA
- a CDS encoding C39 family peptidase, giving the protein MRALLPLLICGLLGAASALPAQVSIGNIRHEYQRLNNCGPVTVGMALSRWGGTMNQYDIAPKLKAGVGDVNVSPEELAAFARGQGMTVHLARGGTLPMLRRLLAAGFPVIAETWFVTPDSGGMGHYRLLTGYDDAKGKFSVLDSYMGHLGFTYAEFDGLWRSFGRTFLVIVPASRQAALDEALGYHADARMAKRAALRVALVEAEKKDDAVAWLNVGQAKLSLGDSRGAARAFDAAFAARPDPMLDPIRPAREEGGWPWRTLWYVFGPLEAYTRTARYTDVMRLTTAVLRDVPAHEEIFYWRGRALTGLGRVAEAQAAYREALRLRPGFAAAQAALAGL; this is encoded by the coding sequence ATGCGCGCCCTGCTGCCCCTGCTGATCTGCGGCCTGCTCGGCGCGGCTTCGGCCCTGCCCGCGCAGGTCAGCATCGGCAACATCCGGCATGAGTACCAGCGGCTGAACAACTGCGGCCCGGTGACGGTGGGCATGGCCCTGAGCCGTTGGGGCGGCACAATGAACCAGTACGACATCGCGCCGAAACTGAAGGCGGGTGTGGGAGACGTGAACGTGTCGCCGGAGGAGCTGGCGGCCTTCGCGCGGGGCCAGGGCATGACCGTGCATCTGGCCCGCGGCGGCACGCTGCCCATGCTCAGGCGCCTGCTGGCCGCCGGATTTCCAGTCATTGCCGAGACGTGGTTCGTCACGCCCGACAGCGGCGGCATGGGCCATTACCGTCTGCTGACCGGCTACGACGACGCCAAGGGCAAGTTCTCGGTGCTGGATTCGTACATGGGCCACCTGGGCTTCACCTACGCCGAGTTCGACGGGCTGTGGCGCTCGTTCGGACGCACCTTTCTGGTGATCGTTCCGGCAAGCAGGCAGGCCGCGTTGGACGAGGCGCTGGGCTACCACGCCGACGCCCGCATGGCCAAACGTGCCGCACTGCGCGTGGCGCTGGTGGAGGCGGAGAAGAAAGACGACGCCGTGGCGTGGCTGAACGTGGGGCAGGCCAAGCTGAGTCTGGGCGACTCACGCGGCGCGGCGCGGGCCTTCGACGCGGCGTTCGCGGCCCGGCCCGATCCCATGCTCGATCCCATCCGCCCGGCACGCGAGGAGGGCGGGTGGCCGTGGCGGACGCTGTGGTATGTCTTCGGCCCGCTGGAGGCCTACACCCGCACGGCCCGCTACACCGACGTGATGCGGCTGACCACGGCGGTGCTGCGCGACGTGCCCGCCCACGAGGAAATATTTTACTGGCGGGGCCGTGCCCTGACTGGACTGGGCCGCGTGGCCGAGGCGCAGGCGGCGTACCGCGAGGCCCTGCGTCTGCGGCCGGGGTTCGCGGCGGCGCAGGCCGCGCTGGCCGGGCTGTAA